The DNA region CTGCGGCGATCGTGACCTGCTGCGTGCGGGTGCCGAAGACCTCGTGCCACGCTTCAATCGTGTAGGTGCCCGGCGGCAGGCCCTTGAGGTCGAATGCGCCAGTGGCGTCTGTGACCGCGAAGAACGGATGGCTCACCACGCCCACATGCGCGGCCATCCATCCGTGGAAGTCGCATTTGAATCGCACCATGACTTCGGGCACGGTGAAGATCTTCGTTGTCCGCATCCCGGCGCGCGGTTGGCTTTCGTTGAACTCCTGGTTCTGCATCGGCAGGGCGTGCACGTTATGCACCGTGTCATCGCTGTTCAGGATTTCGATCGGCTGGCCCACGCGCACGCCGAACACGCGCGGCGCATACACGCACCCCTTCTGGTCCATCGTGACGGCTTCAGTCGGCGTGTCGAAGGTGTATTCGTCGAATGTCGCCTTAACGTGGACAAAGACGTTTTTGAGCCCGCCATCTGCGCCGACGAGTACGGCGTCGCTCTGCGGGTTCGGGCCGGCGCCGGCCACACACGCCGCGTCCTTGCCCATGCGCAGCAGTTCAGGTTTCGGCACCTGTCCCGTGAATGTGATGCGACCGGCCACCGACCCTGCGGTGGCGCTGTCCACCCGCTTGCCGCCGGTGGCGGGGGGCGGGGCAGACGGCGTGGGCGCGGGCGAGCAGGCGGCCAGGGTCAGGACCACAATCACGAGAAGAGCGGCGGCAGAAATGCGGGTAGAAGTCATGGCAGTAATTGAACCTGTCGATTATCCCTGACTTGACCGCCTTCTCGCCACGATGCTACTTTCAGTGTTCGGGTTAGGGCCGAAACCGGCCCCATCCATGGCGGTATCGTCTAGGGGTCAGGACATGTGGTTCTCAACCACAGAACCGGGGTTCGAATCCCCGTACCGCTACCAGCCTTCGCCAATCAGTCGCTGCGCTCCTGGCTTCGGCTGGGCTGCGCCCGCGAGCCTCTCGCGAAGGCTGTCCCGCCGGAGCCAGGAGCGGAGCGCCTGTCAGGCGCAGGCGGAAGGCGGACGCCAATTCGGTCTACTCTTCACAGGTCGATGAGAAAAGTTGCGATCGGTCTCGCCATTGGTGGCGTGGCGTGGGCGCTGGCCTACGGCCTCGGCCTGTTCCGGGTCTTCACGGACCAGGAGCTCTCCACGTACGACCGCCGGCTCGTGGCCACCCATGACACGCGCCTGGCGCGCGGGGGCGGCGCGCACCAGGACATGGTCATCGTCGAAATCGACGAGTCGTCGCTGCGCCTGCTGGAGCCCACGTTCGGCCGGTGGCCATGGCCACGCCTGGTGCATTCGGCTGTGGTGGACTTCCTGGCGCGCGGGCAGGCGAAAGCCATCGCCTACGATGTGTTGTTCGTGGACCGGGACCTTCGCGGCGCGTTTCCGCTGGGAGACAGCGGCGCGACCATGTCGGGCGCCGAGTCGGATGCCGCGCTCGTCGAAAGCGTCAGGCGCGCGGGAAATGTGGTGCTGGCGGCTGAAGTAATTTTTGAGGGCTCGGCCAGCGCGGAAACACCTGTGCCTGCAGCGCCGCCGCTGCCCGGCGTGAACTACGACCCCGGGCCCGGCTTTTTTGTGCGCCCACACCTTCGTCTGCCGTTTGCCGATCTCGCCGCGGCAAGCGCAGGCGTCGGCCACACCATGTTGGAACTTGACCCCGACGGCACAGCACGCCGCGTGTTGCCGTTCGTCGTGGCCCAGGGACGGCCGGTGCCGTGGCTCGGACTGGCCTCCTTCCTGGCGGCCGATCGTGTGCCGGCCTCGGGGTCTCCGTGGACGGGTCGATCCTGCGCGTCGGCTCGGCGCAAGTGCCGGTGCTCTCAGCCCCCGCGCGCTCGACCACCGGTGAAGAACTGCCGTCGCGTCAGATGCTGCTCCGGTTACACGGGCCCTATGCAGATGCCGAAGGGCAACGCACGTATCCGGCCTATTCCTTCGTAGACCTGCTGCGCTCCGAAGACCTGATGCTCAATGGCGCGGCGCCGCTCGTGGACCCCGCAGAGTTCCGCGGTAAGTACGTGTTCATCGGCACCACCGCCCCAGGCTTGAAAGACACGTATCCGTCGCCGTTCGGCGGACCGGCGATGCCCGGCGTGCAGCTTCACGCCGCGACAGTGGATGACGTGTTGTCGCAGCGGTTCATGCGCAAGGCCGACACCACCGTGGACGTGTTGACCACCGGAGGCGTCAGCCTCGCAGCCGGGGTGGTCGCGGTGGTGCTGCCCGTCGGGTGGGCGGTGGGGGTGGTCCTGGTTCTGGGCGCCATTCTCGTCTGGGCGACGACCGCGGCGATCGGTGCGGGCGTGTGGGTGAGTCTGGTGCCGCCGGTCTTGGGCCTCTCCCTGGCCACGTTTGGTGGCACGGCCTGGCAATATTTTGTGGAGGACCGGCAGAAGCGTCTGATGAAACAGCTGTTCGGACGGTATGTGTCACCCGATGTGTTTGCGCACCTGGTGGCAGACCCGTCGCTCGCGCGACTGGGTGGCCAGCGCCGGGAAATGACCGTGCTCTTTTCGGATATCCGCGGGTTTACAACCGCGTCGGAAAAGGCCACCCCGGAAGCCGTGGTGGCGCAGCTCAACGAGTACTTTTCCGCGATGGTGGCCGTCCTGTTCCGCCACCAGGGCACGCTGGACAAGTTCGTCGGCGACATGGTGATGGGCCTGTTCGGCGCACCCGTGACCGACCCGCACCACGCCGACCATGCCGTGGCCGCCGCCCTCGAGATGGTGCAGGAGCTGAACCGCCTGAATGCCGACTGGAAAGCCCGGGGAATGCCCACCGTGGATATTGGAATTGGCATCAACTCCGGGGACATGATTGCGGGTAACATCGGGTCCGACACCGTCATGAGTTACACAGTCATTGGAGACTCGGTCAATCTGGGGTCGCGCCTTGAGTCTGCCACCAAGGAGCACGGCGTGCGCATCCTCATCAGCGAGGCCGTCAGATCGAGACTGACGACGGATGTGCCGACGCGCGAGATTGGCGCGATTACGGTGAAGGGCAAGGCCCAGGCGATCGTGGTGCACGAGGTAATAGGGGGGCGTTCATGAGACGGGTGCTTTTCATCAGTGTGTTGATGCTTGCGGTGGCGGCGCCAGCCTCGGCGCAGCTCGGGAAACTCGGCCAGGCGGTCGGAAAGATCAGCAAGGCCAAGAGCATGGCCGACCAGGTCAAGGACCTCGTCGTCACCGAGCAGGAAGAAAAGGACATGGGGGCGGCCATCAGCACCCGCCTGCGCCAGAAGTACGGCGTGGTGCAGGACGCCGGAGTGCATAAGTACGTGTCGCTGGTGGGCCGCGTCGTGGCGTCGTCGAGCACCAGGCCGAATCTTGCGTGGAACTTCGTCGTGCTCGACACCGACGGCGTCAACGCATTCGCGGCGCCCGGAGGCTTTGTGCACATCACACGCGGCGCGCTTGCACTTATCGCCAACGAGGCCGAACTGGCGGGCGTGCTCGGCCACGAGATCACCCACATCACCGCGAAGCACACGTTAAACGCCATCAAGAACAAGAAGCTCTCGGGAGCCGCGGTCGAAGCCGCGACCCGCAGCAACGTGCTGGAGTTCATGCTCGACGCGGCCTATGACAACCTGCTCGAGAACCAGTACGACCAAGGTGACGAGAACGAGTCTGATAAGGTGGGCATCCGCATGGCCAACAAGGTCGGATACGCGCCGGCCGGTCTGGGGGCGTTCCTGACGCGCCTGGCCGACCGGAACAAAGACTTGAAAGAGCCGAGCGGCGTGTTTGCGTCTCACCCGAAAACCAAGGAACGCACGGACAAGCTGGCGAAGCAGATCACATCCGAGAAGCTCACCGCGACCGCCACGGTCGCTGCGCGCTACAAGGCCACGATTTCGTACAGGCCTGTTGCGGTGACCGTAGTTGCCGGCGCCGCCGGCGCCTCATCACTCGCCGGCAGCAGTGGGTCTGCCACAACAACCACGGCCAAACCTGCCGCCACGACGACGTCGTCGACGGCGAAGCCGCCGGCGTCTTCGAGCAAGTTCGGTCTCGGTGGGATTACCTCAAAGCTGGGCGCCGACAAAACAAACACCGGCACGGTGGCGTCCGCCGGGTCGCGGGGAGTCAACCCCGACCGCGACGCCAAGGGCGGATCGAACCCGGCGCGCGTGACGGTGACCCTGACGCCGGCCGAGATCGCCGCCTTCCGCAAGGGCATCTCGGGCTGACGTGGACACTGCGCGTCTGACAAGCCCGCACTTCATCGCCGGCGTGGCGCTCCTTGTCGCCACGCTGGCGCTCCTGTTTGCGGTGCGCAACCCCGCGCTGCGCCGCAGGCTCAGGCTCACGCTGGGTGTGTCGGCCGCTGCCGTCGCAGCCCATCTGCTGCTGGTCAGTGCCGTGGTGCCTGAGGGGTACTACGGAAATATCTTCAGCGTTGAGAAACTGCTGCTGACGCTTGGGGCCATCCAGGTGGTCATCACATTGTTGTTCCATCCGTGGTTCAGCGACCACGCCACCGAGCGCGCACCGGGCATCGTGCAGGGCGCGCTCATCATCAGTGTCTTCTTGCTGGTCGTCACGCTGGTGTTCCCCGAGCAGTTGCTCGCCGCTTCCGCCGTAGGTGCGGTCGTCGTGGGCTTCGCGTTGCAGGACACGCTGGGCAATTTCTTCGCGGGCCTCGCGCTGCAAATCGACCGGCCGTTCAAGCCGGGTCACTGGATCGAAGTCGGTCCGTTCCAGGGCCGCGTCACCGACATCACGTGGCGCGCCACGAAGATTCAGACCAAAACCGGCAACCTCGTGATCGTGCCCAACAACATCGTGGGCAAGGAAGCCATCACGAACTACTCGGAACCGCTGTCGCCCACGCGGTTGTTTGTCGAAGTGGGCACGGGTTATCAGATACCGCCGAACCAGGTGCGCGAGGCGATCATGGTGGCGTTGGCGCGGTGCTCGCGCGTGCTCGAGAAGCCGTCGCCGGATGTGGTGCTGGTGGATTTCGGCGCATCCGCGCTGATCTTCAGGGCCCGCTTCTGGGTGACAGACTTCGAGCATGATGAGCGCGCGCGGGACGAAGTGCGCACGGCGATTTACTACGAATTTCATCGGCGCGAGATCGAGATCCCGTGGCCGATCCAGATCGAATATCAGCGAAACGAAATCCCACGCGACCCGATTGCCGAGCACCACCGGAATGAGCAGCAGATTGCGGCCGTGCCGATCTTTGCAGGGCTGGCGCCCGAGGTGCACGCGGCGCTGGCGGCAGCGGCGCGTACTCGGCTGTACGGGCGGGGCGACATCGTGGTGAGGGAAGGCGAACCCGGCGGATCGATGTTCCTGGTCACTGACGGCACCGTCGTGATTTCCGTCGGACCCGAACGCCGCGAAGTGGCCGTCACGGAAAGCGGAGGCTACTTCGGCGAGATGTCGCTGCTCACCGGCGATGCCCGATCGGCCACGGTCACCGCGCGCCGCGACAGCATGCTTCTCGAAATTTCAGCGGAAGCGTTTGGCGCGCACGTGCGGAGTCAACCCTCGGTGCTGGATGCGTTGGCCGGGGCCGCCGCCACGCGCCGCGCGGAACTGGATGCGGTCAAGTCCGCGCCAGGTGCAGCGCCGGCGGCAAGCCATGCGTCGCTCCTGGCGCGGATGCGAAAGTTCTTCCGTCTGGCGTAGCCTAGATCACGTACGGATCACACCTCACGTACGGATCACAGGAGACGCTGAGACACGGAGGACTTCTTTTGGAAATGCCTTCATTTGACTCATTGGCGCACCCAGTCATTTCCGCAGTTCGCCATTTCGGTCATTTGTGACATTTCGCCACTACGCGGCTGTTAACGCCCGAACGGCCACCAGCGCGGAGCGTCGCGCCGATCGTAGCGTCTTCCGTCTCGGTAGCCCTCGTCGTAGCCGCGGCGGAATCCGTCACGGTAACGATCCTTGTAGAGCTCCTTGGGTCCATAGCGGCGATCGTAGTTGCGGTCGCCTGATCGGTAGCGCTTTTCGCCTACGGGGTCGAAGCGCTCGCCACGTTGGCCGTCCCGCAGGCCGGCTTCGTAGCCGTCGTCCTGCCCGTTCCGGAACGCCTCATCAAAGCGGGGAATCGCGCGCGAGTTGACTCCGCCGCGCTCATCGCGTGGATCTGGCCGTCCACGTTGATCCGATCGTCGATCGTCCCAACGCGGGTCGTGCCAAGTCTGACACGCCGCCAACGTAGGCGTGGCCACCACCAGTGTCAAAGCCAGCATCAGTCCACGTGTACCAGTCATAGAAACCTCCATGACTGCCCACATTGCAAGCGTCGTGCCGATCTAAGGAAGGATGCGAAGCCACCAGAATTTCGCCATTTCGGTCATTTGTGACATTTCGCCATAGCAGGGACAGCGTCCCGCTGTCCTCTATTCCGTCCAGATCAGCACGCGTTCACCTGAGCGGCCGCGGACATCCACGATCAGGAGTGATCCCACCCGAGTGATCTCGTTGATGTCGAGTTCCAGCTTCTGGAGATCGAAACGTTCGGCGCCGACGCCCAGATCCACCTTCCGCTGTCCCATCGTCAACATCCAGAGCGGGAGCTTGAGGTTGACGATACGGCCCTGGTCGGGTTCCCACGCCATGACGATGAGGTTCGTGGCCTTGACGGCGGCGGTCGGCGCCTCACTCAGGTCGCGCATCCGGCGCACACGTTCGGAGGCGTCGATTTCGAGGAGCGGCTTCTGGTCTTTGAACGGAACCAGCGCGTCGTCGAATTGCTTGAGCGCGCTGCCGCTGGACACGCGTTCGGTATTGACGTGTTTTGACACGAAGTAAATGCCTGCACCGGCGATGCCGCACATGCCCAGCATGCCGAGGGCGACGATCACGAGCAGGATCTTGAGCCAGGGCTTCATGCGTGCCAGTTGTAGTCTATGAGATTGGACGGAAACTGAAGGGGTGTTTCCTCAAGCGTCCGGCCTCCTCCTGGCACCACGGGTCCTGATGGGTGCGGCACAACTCGCCGGCGGCCAGATATTCGGTGAGGGCCGTCGATCGCTGTTGACGCAGGTCGGCGACCTTGCCCAATTCCAGGTGCACACGGCCCCGCACCCACCCGACCGGGTTCTGGGTCAGCGCCATCCTGAGGTCCGATGCCGCCTCGTCGAGGTGGTTGAGCGAGACCCGTGCCATGCCCCGTTTGTAAATCCACAGCGCGCGCTCGCCAGGCACCTTCGGCCGGGGATCGCGGTCGTGCCAGGCGAGACCGGACGTCAACGCGGCTTCGGCTTCGGCCGGCAGGCCGGCGCGCCACGCCGCTGACCCAATCTCCAGCTGCAGCAGGCGGTTCTGTGGATGGTCGGCGAAGAGCGCCTTGAGCACGGACAGCGCGTCGGCTTGCCGTCCCTCGCGGCTGTACATCAATGCGAGGGCGATGCGTGCGTCTGTCCGCGTGAGCGGATGTTTTGCCGCGCCTTCGATCAGCTGAAGGCCTCGTTCCTTCCCGCCGCCGAAGCCGGCGATGTACGCGACGAGGCGCTTGGGCATCGAGAGCGCGGCCACGGCATACCTGTATGTGCCCACCACGAGTCCGGCGTCGGTCCTGTCCTGCGCATGTTCGAGCACCCACTCGTGTGAGTTGTAGGCCCGCCGCGCCGATCCGAAGGCTTGCGTGACTTTTCCTTCCACCGTGGCCACGTACGAGGCCTGCAACCCATGTGCGGCGCCGAGGTCGTATCGCGCCTGCGCGCTCCGCGAATCGTGTTTCACGGCGGCTTCTGCCAGGGTGATCGCTCGTCCGAGGTGTTTGCGGAATTCGGCATCCGCGTCAGGAGGTGGCGGGGGCAGCTTGATTTGAGAGGACGTCAGGCCGCCGAGGTAGTGGTCGATCGTGGCGCCGCCACGAGTGAAGAGCGCGTGCATCCAGAGGATGGTGGCGAGCGTCCGATGTACTTCGGAGGTATCCGGCCGAGCGGCCGCGTCCTGTCGCGCCAGGCGCAGGGCATCCTCGTAGTTCAGGTTGTACGCGGCAGCAAAGGCTTCGGGCAGCGGACGTGGTGGCTGCGACGCAGGCGCTGCGGCTGTCAGACCGGCCTGGACCGCGATCAGCAGAGTTCCGAACGCTGTCCGCGTCCGCGCTGTCACGAGAGCGAGAACTCCGTGCCCAGGCCGGCGGCCGTCGCGCGCTCAGCCACAAGCTGCGCCGCTACGAGATCTTCCACCGCCATTCCGAGCGACTTGAACAGCGTGACCTCCGCATCAGACTGCCGGCCCGCGCACCGTCCCAGCACGAGACTGCCGAGTTCGCCGACGATGTGGTCGGCGGTGAAGGCGCCTTCCTTGATGGGCAGCACGATATCGCCGGCTTCGACCAGTGCGGCTGCGTGCGAGTCCACGAACAGGCGCGAGCGGGCGACCAGGGCCGTCGGCATTTCGCGCTGCGTGGGCCGGCAGGCGCCGATCGCACAGATGTGGGTGCCCGGCGCAATGTCTTCGTCGGTGATGACCGGCACGGGAGACGCCGTGACGAGCACCACGATGTCGGCGTCACGTACCGCCGTACGCGCGCTGGCGGCGGCGCGGACGGTCAGGCCGGTGTCGGCGGATGCCGATTGCGCGAACGCCGCGCAGTGCGAGGCGTTGGGGCTCCACACGCGCACGTCGGTCAAGGCGCGGACATGCCTGATGGCGTCGAGGTGGCTGCGCGCCTGCACGCCGCTGCCGATGATGGCCAGGCGCGTGGCGCCGGCGCGGGCAAGCCTATCAACGGACACGGCCGAGACGGCCGCCGTGCGGGCTTCGGTGATGTAGCGCCCGTCGAGCAGGGCGACGAGCGCGCCGGTGGCCGGGTCCAGCAGGATGATTGTCGCCAGGTGCGACGTCAGGCCACGCGCGTGGTTGCCGGCATACACGGTGACGAGTTTGGCGCCCATGGCCGCCGGCGCATCGATCACGGCCGGCATGATGCCGAAGTACGCGCGCTCGGGGCCGACCTCGATGACCGTCCGTACCGGTTGCGACACGCGGTTCGCGGAGTATTCGGCCAGCGCCGAGCCCATGGCCTGAATCAGATCCGGCATGGGTAGCACGCGGCGGACGTCATGTTCCGATAACAATAGGGGCATGTCCCTCATCTTACGCACGATCGACGCCCACACAGCAGGCGAACCGCTGAGGCTGGTCACCCACGGGTGGCCCGCGCCTGAGGGCGCCACGATGCTGGAACGGCGGGCCTGGGCTCGGGAGCATCAGGACCATCTGCGAAGGGTGCTCATGTTCGAACCGCGCGGCCATGCGGATATGTACGGAGCGCTGCTGACCGAGCCTGAGCGCGCGGATTCGGACGTCGGCGTCCTGTTCATGCACAACGAGGGCTACAGCACCATGTGCGGCCACGGCATCGTCGCGGTCACGACCATCGCGTTTGAGCGGTCGCTTGTGACCCATGCTGATGGCCGGCGGACTCTGGTGTTTGACGCGCCGGCAGGGCAGATTCGGGCGCGCGCACACATGGATGGGTCGCGCGTCACGCAAGTGTCGTTCGTCAATGTGTCGTCGTTTGTGCTCGCGGCGGGTCTGGTCGTGCGCGTGGGGAACCGGGACGTTCGGGTGGACGTGGCGTTTGGCGGTGCCTTCTACGCGGTAGTGGATGCGGAAAGCGTCGGGCTGGCCGTGGTCCGCGAACGGCTTGGCGATCTCAAGACCGTGGGCATGGCCATCGCGCGCGAGGTGGAGCGCGTGATCACCGTGGTGCACCCGCTCGAGCCTGGCCTGACTGGAATCTACGGCACGATCTTCACAGGGCCGCCTACCGTGGCCGACGCCCACCTGCGCAACGTGACGGTGTTTGCGGACCACGAGGTCGATCGATCCCCCTGCGGCACCGGGACATGTGCTGTGCTTGCGGTGCTGGATGCGATGGGCCTGACCGACGACAGCGTGCCCTTCGTGCACGAGAGCATCATCGGCACCACGTTCAGCGCCCGCGTGTTGTCCAGGACGACGGTCGGCGACTACGCGGCGATCGTTCCCGAACTCACCGGCGCGGCGTCAATCACCGGCGAGCACACGTTCATCGTCGAACCGGGCGACGTAGTGCCGGAAGGCTTTCGGTTATGAGGCGTTACCGAAGCCGAGACGTATCGACGGCTTCGGCGAGGGTGCGCATCGGCTGAGCATCTGACAGTCCTGCGCCCGCGACGTTGATGATGTAGCGCCGGCGGATGAGCACGCTGAGTTCGCCGAGCTTGTCCACGGTGTTCCATGACTCAACGGCCGGGAACGTGGCGACGGTGGTGCCTTTGAAGTAGCCGTTCTCGACCGTGCGGCTCGTGCTTGTGCCGGCCATGTGTTCAAGTGATTCAATCGACCGTTCGTCGCCGCCGGTATCCGCTATCTCCAGACTGAGTGTCTCCGCGCCGCGCGTGAACGTGACCTGCACATGAGTGGAGCGCGAGGGGGCCGGGCCTTCCTGTGCCGTGAT from Acidobacteriota bacterium includes:
- a CDS encoding tetratricopeptide repeat protein, which translates into the protein MTARTRTAFGTLLIAVQAGLTAAAPASQPPRPLPEAFAAAYNLNYEDALRLARQDAAARPDTSEVHRTLATILWMHALFTRGGATIDHYLGGLTSSQIKLPPPPPDADAEFRKHLGRAITLAEAAVKHDSRSAQARYDLGAAHGLQASYVATVEGKVTQAFGSARRAYNSHEWVLEHAQDRTDAGLVVGTYRYAVAALSMPKRLVAYIAGFGGGKERGLQLIEGAAKHPLTRTDARIALALMYSREGRQADALSVLKALFADHPQNRLLQLEIGSAAWRAGLPAEAEAALTSGLAWHDRDPRPKVPGERALWIYKRGMARVSLNHLDEAASDLRMALTQNPVGWVRGRVHLELGKVADLRQQRSTALTEYLAAGELCRTHQDPWCQEEAGRLRKHPFSFRPIS
- a CDS encoding proline racemase family protein; this encodes MSLILRTIDAHTAGEPLRLVTHGWPAPEGATMLERRAWAREHQDHLRRVLMFEPRGHADMYGALLTEPERADSDVGVLFMHNEGYSTMCGHGIVAVTTIAFERSLVTHADGRRTLVFDAPAGQIRARAHMDGSRVTQVSFVNVSSFVLAAGLVVRVGNRDVRVDVAFGGAFYAVVDAESVGLAVVRERLGDLKTVGMAIAREVERVITVVHPLEPGLTGIYGTIFTGPPTVADAHLRNVTVFADHEVDRSPCGTGTCAVLAVLDAMGLTDDSVPFVHESIIGTTFSARVLSRTTVGDYAAIVPELTGAASITGEHTFIVEPGDVVPEGFRL
- a CDS encoding adenylate/guanylate cyclase domain-containing protein, giving the protein MLLRLHGPYADAEGQRTYPAYSFVDLLRSEDLMLNGAAPLVDPAEFRGKYVFIGTTAPGLKDTYPSPFGGPAMPGVQLHAATVDDVLSQRFMRKADTTVDVLTTGGVSLAAGVVAVVLPVGWAVGVVLVLGAILVWATTAAIGAGVWVSLVPPVLGLSLATFGGTAWQYFVEDRQKRLMKQLFGRYVSPDVFAHLVADPSLARLGGQRREMTVLFSDIRGFTTASEKATPEAVVAQLNEYFSAMVAVLFRHQGTLDKFVGDMVMGLFGAPVTDPHHADHAVAAALEMVQELNRLNADWKARGMPTVDIGIGINSGDMIAGNIGSDTVMSYTVIGDSVNLGSRLESATKEHGVRILISEAVRSRLTTDVPTREIGAITVKGKAQAIVVHEVIGGRS
- a CDS encoding mechanosensitive ion channel, with translation MDTARLTSPHFIAGVALLVATLALLFAVRNPALRRRLRLTLGVSAAAVAAHLLLVSAVVPEGYYGNIFSVEKLLLTLGAIQVVITLLFHPWFSDHATERAPGIVQGALIISVFLLVVTLVFPEQLLAASAVGAVVVGFALQDTLGNFFAGLALQIDRPFKPGHWIEVGPFQGRVTDITWRATKIQTKTGNLVIVPNNIVGKEAITNYSEPLSPTRLFVEVGTGYQIPPNQVREAIMVALARCSRVLEKPSPDVVLVDFGASALIFRARFWVTDFEHDERARDEVRTAIYYEFHRREIEIPWPIQIEYQRNEIPRDPIAEHHRNEQQIAAVPIFAGLAPEVHAALAAAARTRLYGRGDIVVREGEPGGSMFLVTDGTVVISVGPERREVAVTESGGYFGEMSLLTGDARSATVTARRDSMLLEISAEAFGAHVRSQPSVLDALAGAAATRRAELDAVKSAPGAAPAASHASLLARMRKFFRLA
- a CDS encoding M48 family metalloprotease, with translation MRRVLFISVLMLAVAAPASAQLGKLGQAVGKISKAKSMADQVKDLVVTEQEEKDMGAAISTRLRQKYGVVQDAGVHKYVSLVGRVVASSSTRPNLAWNFVVLDTDGVNAFAAPGGFVHITRGALALIANEAELAGVLGHEITHITAKHTLNAIKNKKLSGAAVEAATRSNVLEFMLDAAYDNLLENQYDQGDENESDKVGIRMANKVGYAPAGLGAFLTRLADRNKDLKEPSGVFASHPKTKERTDKLAKQITSEKLTATATVAARYKATISYRPVAVTVVAGAAGASSLAGSSGSATTTTAKPAATTTSSTAKPPASSSKFGLGGITSKLGADKTNTGTVASAGSRGVNPDRDAKGGSNPARVTVTLTPAEIAAFRKGISG
- a CDS encoding ornithine cyclodeaminase family protein — its product is MPLLLSEHDVRRVLPMPDLIQAMGSALAEYSANRVSQPVRTVIEVGPERAYFGIMPAVIDAPAAMGAKLVTVYAGNHARGLTSHLATIILLDPATGALVALLDGRYITEARTAAVSAVSVDRLARAGATRLAIIGSGVQARSHLDAIRHVRALTDVRVWSPNASHCAAFAQSASADTGLTVRAAASARTAVRDADIVVLVTASPVPVITDEDIAPGTHICAIGACRPTQREMPTALVARSRLFVDSHAAALVEAGDIVLPIKEGAFTADHIVGELGSLVLGRCAGRQSDAEVTLFKSLGMAVEDLVAAQLVAERATAAGLGTEFSLS
- a CDS encoding carboxypeptidase regulatory-like domain-containing protein, coding for MTSTRISAAALLVIVVLTLAACSPAPTPSAPPPATGGKRVDSATAGSVAGRITFTGQVPKPELLRMGKDAACVAGAGPNPQSDAVLVGADGGLKNVFVHVKATFDEYTFDTPTEAVTMDQKGCVYAPRVFGVRVGQPIEILNSDDTVHNVHALPMQNQEFNESQPRAGMRTTKIFTVPEVMVRFKCDFHGWMAAHVGVVSHPFFAVTDATGAFDLKGLPPGTYTIEAWHEVFGTRTQQVTIAAGSQQSVTLAFGPA
- a CDS encoding CHASE2 domain-containing protein, producing the protein MRKVAIGLAIGGVAWALAYGLGLFRVFTDQELSTYDRRLVATHDTRLARGGGAHQDMVIVEIDESSLRLLEPTFGRWPWPRLVHSAVVDFLARGQAKAIAYDVLFVDRDLRGAFPLGDSGATMSGAESDAALVESVRRAGNVVLAAEVIFEGSASAETPVPAAPPLPGVNYDPGPGFFVRPHLRLPFADLAAASAGVGHTMLELDPDGTARRVLPFVVAQGRPVPWLGLASFLAADRVPASGSPWTGRSCASARRKCRCSQPPRARPPVKNCRRVRCCSGYTGPMQMPKGNARIRPIPS